Proteins from a genomic interval of Hippocampus zosterae strain Florida chromosome 14, ASM2543408v3, whole genome shotgun sequence:
- the LOC127614454 gene encoding G-protein coupled receptor 135 isoform X1: MESAMSTALWERSGSNNTADMSVLSSTNQMNIGVSRVVYSFTNLVTTTPEATVSNSENLTSFRVQGSHETATPFVLSAAEANTVLKRILVAAQALVLLSIFLFSSLGNFAVLTVIIKHRQLRTVTNAFIMSLSLSDFLTAILCLPFSFVMLFSKDGVWMFGQRFCMANGFFNSCFGIISTLTMTLISFDRYYAIVRQPRAKIGRQKATKLLIAVWLIAIVFSLPWYVLMRKSTQVHKQGFYHCTYVFHSGTSRLGTTYSISLIIVCFLLPFALMCFCHYNICKTVRLSELRVRPVTTYAYLLQFYSEMRTATTVLIMIVFIIFCWGPYCLMGLVTALGDYTFNPAMDTFAIWLAWTNGAINPLIYALRNPNLSILLGRSREEGYRTRCIVAYLSNHTQNREIRLNQVERIRDRYLSRVGVNNCKLSNSSPGKRTEAEGTMWACKNPAVFFCRDTQSETKTTVPTHADTSL, encoded by the exons ATGGAATCAGCCATGAGTACTGCCCTGTGGGAAAGGAGTGGCAGCAACAACACCGCTGACATGTCAGTTTTGAGCAGCACCAACCAAATGAACATCGGAGTATCAAG ggttgtttattcatttaccAACCTCGTGACCACCACCCCAGAGGCCACAGTATCCAACAGTGAAAATCTAACTTCGTTTAGAGTCCAAGGAAGCCATGAGACAGCAACACCATTTGTACTGAGTGCCGCAGAGGCAAACACAGTCCTGAAGCGCATTTTGGTGGCAGCCCAGGCCCTAGTTCTCCTCTCCATCTTCCTCTTCTCCAGCCTTGGTAATTTCGCAGTCCTAACTGTCATCATTAAACACAGACAGCTCCGGACAGTTACAAATGCATTCATTATGTCTCTGTCGCTGTCCGACTTCCTCACAGCCATCCTATGCCTGCCGTTCTCCTTTGTCATGCTCTTCAGTAAGGACGGTGTCTGGATGTTTGGGCAACGTTTCTGCATGGCTAATGGATTTTTCAACAGCTGCTTTGGCATCATCTCAACCCTGACCATGACTTTAATTTCGTTTGACAGGTATTATGCCATCGTCAGACAGCCACGGGCTAAAATTGGACGACAGAAAGCCACTAAGTTGTTGATCGCTGTGTGGTTAATAGCAATTGTTTTTTCTCTTCCGTGGTATGTTTTAATGCGAAAGTCAACACAAGTCCATAAGCAAGGTTTCTACCATTGTACGTATGTTTTCCACTCTGGGACCTCGCGCCTGGGGACAACATATAGCATTTCTCTtataattgtgtgttttttactGCCCTTTGCCCTGATGTGTTTCTGCCACTACAACATCTGTAAGACAGTACGTCTCTCTGAATTACGAGTCAGGCCAGTGACCACATATGCTTACTTACTACAATTCTACAGTGAGATGCGCACAGCCACCACAGTTCTCattatgattgtttttatcattttttgcTGGGGTCCATATTGTTTAATGGGGTTAGTCACCGCATTAGGGGACTACACTTTCAACCCTGCGATGGACACATTTGCCATCTGGCTTGCGTGGACAAATGGAGCCATCAACCCCTTGATCTATGCATTGAGAAACCCCAATCTATCAATATTACTGGGACGGAGTCGAGAAGAGGGCTATCGTACCAGATGTATAGTGGCATACTTGTCTAACCACACCCAGAATCGAGAGATTCGACTGAATCAAGTAGAGCGGATAAGGGACCGCTATCTAAGTCGAGTGGGAGTTAATAATTGCAAACTATCAAATTCGAGTCCAGGAAAAAGAACAGAGGCAGAAGGTACTATGTGGGCATGTAAAAATCCTGCTGTGTTTTTCTGCAGGGATACCCAGTcagaaaccaaaacaacagtCCCCACACATGCCGACACCAGCCTGTGA
- the LOC127614454 gene encoding G-protein coupled receptor 135 isoform X2: protein MESAMSTALWERSGSNNTADMSVLSSTNQMNIGVSRVVYSFTNLVTTTPEATVSNSENLTSFRVQGSHETATPFVLSAAEANTVLKRILVAAQALVLLSIFLFSSLAILCLPFSFVMLFSKDGVWMFGQRFCMANGFFNSCFGIISTLTMTLISFDRYYAIVRQPRAKIGRQKATKLLIAVWLIAIVFSLPWYVLMRKSTQVHKQGFYHCTYVFHSGTSRLGTTYSISLIIVCFLLPFALMCFCHYNICKTVRLSELRVRPVTTYAYLLQFYSEMRTATTVLIMIVFIIFCWGPYCLMGLVTALGDYTFNPAMDTFAIWLAWTNGAINPLIYALRNPNLSILLGRSREEGYRTRCIVAYLSNHTQNREIRLNQVERIRDRYLSRVGVNNCKLSNSSPGKRTEAEGTMWACKNPAVFFCRDTQSETKTTVPTHADTSL, encoded by the exons ATGGAATCAGCCATGAGTACTGCCCTGTGGGAAAGGAGTGGCAGCAACAACACCGCTGACATGTCAGTTTTGAGCAGCACCAACCAAATGAACATCGGAGTATCAAG ggttgtttattcatttaccAACCTCGTGACCACCACCCCAGAGGCCACAGTATCCAACAGTGAAAATCTAACTTCGTTTAGAGTCCAAGGAAGCCATGAGACAGCAACACCATTTGTACTGAGTGCCGCAGAGGCAAACACAGTCCTGAAGCGCATTTTGGTGGCAGCCCAGGCCCTAGTTCTCCTCTCCATCTTCCTCTTCTCCAGCCTTG CCATCCTATGCCTGCCGTTCTCCTTTGTCATGCTCTTCAGTAAGGACGGTGTCTGGATGTTTGGGCAACGTTTCTGCATGGCTAATGGATTTTTCAACAGCTGCTTTGGCATCATCTCAACCCTGACCATGACTTTAATTTCGTTTGACAGGTATTATGCCATCGTCAGACAGCCACGGGCTAAAATTGGACGACAGAAAGCCACTAAGTTGTTGATCGCTGTGTGGTTAATAGCAATTGTTTTTTCTCTTCCGTGGTATGTTTTAATGCGAAAGTCAACACAAGTCCATAAGCAAGGTTTCTACCATTGTACGTATGTTTTCCACTCTGGGACCTCGCGCCTGGGGACAACATATAGCATTTCTCTtataattgtgtgttttttactGCCCTTTGCCCTGATGTGTTTCTGCCACTACAACATCTGTAAGACAGTACGTCTCTCTGAATTACGAGTCAGGCCAGTGACCACATATGCTTACTTACTACAATTCTACAGTGAGATGCGCACAGCCACCACAGTTCTCattatgattgtttttatcattttttgcTGGGGTCCATATTGTTTAATGGGGTTAGTCACCGCATTAGGGGACTACACTTTCAACCCTGCGATGGACACATTTGCCATCTGGCTTGCGTGGACAAATGGAGCCATCAACCCCTTGATCTATGCATTGAGAAACCCCAATCTATCAATATTACTGGGACGGAGTCGAGAAGAGGGCTATCGTACCAGATGTATAGTGGCATACTTGTCTAACCACACCCAGAATCGAGAGATTCGACTGAATCAAGTAGAGCGGATAAGGGACCGCTATCTAAGTCGAGTGGGAGTTAATAATTGCAAACTATCAAATTCGAGTCCAGGAAAAAGAACAGAGGCAGAAGGTACTATGTGGGCATGTAAAAATCCTGCTGTGTTTTTCTGCAGGGATACCCAGTcagaaaccaaaacaacagtCCCCACACATGCCGACACCAGCCTGTGA